The Sus scrofa isolate TJ Tabasco breed Duroc unplaced genomic scaffold, Sscrofa11.1 Contig1914, whole genome shotgun sequence genome includes a window with the following:
- the EXOC3L4 gene encoding LOW QUALITY PROTEIN: exocyst complex component 3-like protein 4 (The sequence of the model RefSeq protein was modified relative to this genomic sequence to represent the inferred CDS: inserted 1 base in 1 codon) yields the protein MPSPRTVTSGPELHSPKEPAEPQLPAEGPLRANRGDAASVYHEDSRPGLGTLRRAFSRASQRASGRAPEDPGLLRRSSRFLFRSLRRTLDNGPAAVPGATNGQEVPSRALDHVSRPTSTGAGPEELEGKSVADLITERQLLAAFEQLRHLETRLVAEKASRTFEQDPTGFARRAMDVCLHYDALASEIDAIVNETLGPDGVDAAALAELAGVVRAEEEAHPEXPEDGDFLRTPRHWRQHWEDAVRRSAQERVRSAGPGEAPGAAEGGSALAQVLTELGSLVRRDLQKVQLEVHPVYAAAGFPAWETYLRAFHGAVAQRLQELAHNARGCEQLYVLLDWAANVYGSPDFLGAQNLALSSEPLPPLLAPDVWARLESEYTNFLETKIASCFDGILQLEQSRWADAEAPDVLQGRYHTPLSFDVHMLVAEHVKAAGAISKELEATTLQICARALGLFLPRFEKAFLESKAVNEPHLGANINACEELRTGLLARFPGSFKELEKPLVAATCDFQNRLLRGLQGDVQPLFRVLCTKAWLTQDVLQPLMDKVVAFAGHLERVASPWAQETLQEVHRYVVREYLAHVLGRRERFRGVERLTGSQKMGQDAQAIGNTFQGLGSEATWLGQAIPCVADILGETYKDDIQRHLETLIRSYPDIRRDHVLAILSLRRLGRRRNQRLLQHAQELLRAVVKAGGPRAAGGHVLFEEIEVPTSVDVLITCI from the exons ATGCCATCACCGCGGACAGTGACCTCTGGGCCGGAGCTGCACAGCCCCAAGGAGCCTGCGGAGCCGCAGCTCCCAGCTGAGGGCCCTCTGCGGGCAAACAGAGGGGATGCAGCCAGCGTGTATCATGAGGACTCCAGGCCGGGCCTGGGCACCCTTCGGCGGGCCTTCTCCCGGGCGAGCCAGCGGGCCTCGGGCCGGGCCCCCGAGGACCCAGGCCTGCTCAGGCGCAGTTCCCGCTTCCTGTTCCGCTCTCTGCGGCGCACTCTGGACAATGGCCCGGCTGCTGTGCCAGGAGCAACCAATGGCCAGGAGGTGCCCTCCAGGGCCTTGGACCATGTCAGCCGGCCGACATCCACAGGGGCGGGGCCGGAGGAACTGGAAG GCAAATCTGTGGCTGACCTCATCACTGAACGGCAGCTGCTGGCAGCCTTCGAACAGCTGCGGCACCTGGAGACTCGGCTAGTGGCCGAGAAAGCCTCGCGCACCTTCGAGCAGGACCCCACGGGCTTCGCACGACGTGCCATGGACGTGTGCCTGCACTACGATGCCCTGGCCTCGGAGATTGATGCCATCGTGAACGAGACCCTGGGCCCGGACGGCGTGGACGCGGCCGCCCTCGCCGAGCTGGCCGGCGTGGTGCGCGCGGAAGAGGAGGCCCACCCGG CCCCTGAAGACGGCGACTTCCTGCGCACGCCGCGCCACTGGCGCCAGCACTGGGAGGACGCAGTGCGGCGGAGCGCGCAGGAGCGCGTGCGGTCAGCGGGCCCCGGAGAGGCCCCAGGGGCAGCCGAGGGCGGATCGGCCTTGGCCCAGGTTCTGACCGAGCTCGGCAGCTTGGTTCGCCGCGACCTGCAGAAGGTGCAGCTGGAGGTGCATCCCGTTTATGCGGCCGCCGGCTTCCCGGCGTGGGAGACCTACCTGCGCGCCTTCCACGGCGCGGTGGCCCAGCGCCTTCAGGAGCTCGCGCACAACGCCCGCGGCTGCGAGCAGCTGTACGTGCTGCTGGACTGGGCGGCCAATGTCTACGGCAG TCCTGATTTCCTGGGGGCTCAGAACCTGGCTCTGTCCTCAGAGCCGTTGCCCCCGCTCCTGGCACCCGACGTGTGGGCCCGACTGGAGAGCGAATACACCAACTTCCTGGAG ACCAAGATCGCGAGCTGCTTCGACGGCATCCTGCAGCTAGAGCAGAGTCGCTGGGCGGATGCGGAGGCCCCTGACGTGCTGCAGGGCCGCTACCATACTCCGCTGTCCTTCGACGTCCACATG CTCGTGGCAGAGCACGTGAAGGCAGCCGGCGCCATCTCCAAGGAGCTGGAGGCCACCACCTTGCAGATTTGTGCCCGGGCGCTTGGCCTCTTCCTGCCCAG GTTTGAAAAGGCTTTTCTGGAGTCGAAGGCAGTGAACGAGCCTCACCTGGGCGCCAACATCAACGCCTGCGAGGAGCTCAG GACCGGACTTCTGGCCAGGTTCCCAGGAAGCTTCAAAGAGCTGGAGAAGCCCCTGGTGGCTGCCACCTGCGACTTTCAGAATCGGCTGCTCCGGGGCTTGCAGGGTGATGTCCAG ccactCTTCAGGGTCCTGTGCACCAAGGCCTGGCTGACACAGGATGTGCTGCAGCCCCTCATGGACAAGGTGGTGGCTTTCGCAGGCCACCTGGAGCGCGTGGCCTCGCCCTGGGCGCAG GAGACGCTGCAGGAGGTGCACCGTTATGTGGTCCGGGAGTACCTGGCCCACGTGCTGGGGCGGCGCGAGCGATTCCGAGGTGTCGAGCGACTGACTGGCTCCCAGAAGATGGGCCAGGACGCGCAGGCCATTGGCAACACCTTCCAGGGCTTG GGCTCTGAAGCCACGTGGCTGGGACAAGCGATCCCCTGCGTGGCTGACATCCTGGGCGAGACGTACAAAGACGACATCCAGCGGCACCTGGAGACACTCATCCGGAGCTACCCCGACATCAG GCGGGACCACGTGCTGGCCATCCTATCGCTGCGCCGCCTGGGCCGCCGTCGGAACCAGCGCCTCTTGCAGCACGCCCAGGAACTGCTGAGGGCTGTGGTCAAGGCAGGGGGCCCCCGGGCTGCGGGGGGCCACGTGCTCTTTGAGGAGATCGAGGTGCCCACCTCCGTGGACGTGCTGATCACCTGCATCTAG